In one window of Planctomycetaceae bacterium DNA:
- a CDS encoding S8 family serine peptidase produces the protein MRHLPFRKSTFVDNLRNLFGKPRSARRGRTRHGRSADVRSELLEDRQLLAADLTQALFNPTILGTYDGQTTANDFVAVFTTPQDADALLSATGASSIEIYHAVPNSFTLTFDAGISIQDAADRLTDIYGFEALEPELEQPVELRFIPNDTFFNDQWYLSNNGQLGATVGNDLNVTNVWDNYTGAGVVVAVVDDSLQLVHPDLIGNVINGASFDFVGNDNDPTPASNYGISHGTAIGGYIAAQGNNNEGISGVAPEAGLVGIRLLQPPTTGTNRGSTVSPTAEGNALNYAQASIDVSNNSWGPVSDGALHGLSLGASAALRAGAEQGRGGKGTIYVWAAGNGSSQIDNVNYDGYASSRYTIAVGAVNSSGRSLGFEQGASILVSAYASGGGSPMVTTDPIDTDIQFNNLGQVIFRSDEGYNIFGNTDGESINDNYTYQYAQGTSISAAMVSGVVALMLEANPNLTYREVQDILVRTARLVDPTDPGWSLNGAGLWVNHKYGYGVVDAEAAVNMALSYVPLDQETSVTSGLISLNQTIPDDGSVVSFPINMTGQLSIENVELYFNAPFHFRGEDLTVTLVSPSGTRSELASARVLTGAASFEQYSGWVFTSTHHWGENALGTWTLEVSDNTRGITGTLSNVQLTAFGTELPLALTVTPKAILENAGPGAATGTVFRSQFASVANPVDVFLTSSDTTEATVPAVVTIPAGRRSVTFPIDIIDDTLLDGPQVVQISGTLGTYTTGASLSVLDHETINISVADNVIRESDGPNATTLTITRSNNDLFPPNDLVIANNTIEEYDDTGLLVNTIAVPWPSGVRPVGQDTHDMVVLENGKIAVYNGTTQVFVSVYNFGNDTWTHFSVPGLSTNPSDKSSGGITAFGDYVFLTDMQTAPGDSFGIVRVDTNTGAVDRFGTKSFGNRLFGNTLFGDSLYEINPVDGSIIKTIPMPFDIGGNAGSAFDGTYVYVLHSSVDTIYKVDPDLGQVVDTYSVNAVTSSFEGLAYLNGKLYILDPFLNDEILEFDLEQRSVTKRMFVGAINGFDLSGGLAASPETGHLYVTSLFSDDILEISPLNGQLIDRFSSQRQSQEGLAVVGSEIYQSVFASNVINVFDLNGALVRQINAASGFMSLASDGIPGLVPTDYRYRDTTIGLDGLLYALEDGGLVVGKFDPTTLAVIEFVTLDRAVRAITVDANGIILGAADDGSVVEFASDGTELQAVPSGLGVLDDIDLSVTGSILVSSSVGEFARTDRTLAVFNSYIATDPGDTFISFGEAATRSASTVTVTLSNSDPTEVGVPLTVTLPIGVGSIQIPLDAVDDRLRDGTQIALVDVSANGYFSGQGATIAVLDTEGLEIEIAADSVVENDGTAATTAIVRRTDIDGPYDYHATQKFVGEAPRTILDNDKILAAVSVPSQVSAITDVDVTLSLQHGWLSDLDVFLVHVGQTGTKRVELFTDVLSNGSFMTSTTLDDEADFGILTGSAPFTGRFRPEQSLSMFDGDNPSGTWYLEITDDNPSDVGTLFSWTLDLDTVGLAALTVDLVSSDPSEATTVTSVVIPPNQSQIEIDIDAVDDSLLDGTQVVQISGSTIDLTGFLAGTDTLDVLDYETLSMVAADSTIPENGGAGATTLTISRNNTDLLSPLNVSLTSSNPSSVSVPAIVTIPAGQSSVVVPVDVIDDNIVEGPESITITAAAAGYVNQVTTDLVVEDIEPSLRITSPTTTVLENSGSITLTLSRVDQSDISQAMVVNLLSSDTTELQVPPTVTIPAGAASVPFVVTILDDNVDDGTIAVTIEASEFSISPGSLVLNVADHETVTVTVNPSQFLENAGANAATGTVTRSDIDSVNDLIVSLASSDETELTVPATVTIPAGSSSVDFPITAVNDPDADGPQHVTISVTATNYVSGSTNVTVLDHEPPVIVGPAPLTEGPRSTITWTAIAGATRYDVWVDNVTTKVREYLRNTTLTTNEWTPTEHLGIATYRVWVRAYDSLERPGFWSDPYLFRVVSAPTITTPVQVGNKATTAFPTISWTAIPDTARYDLWVNNISTGQSQVIREVDLTTTSYTVLESLPSGEYKAWVRGINSRNEPGRWSAAKSFTVLSTPVVTTPTGGTFDHTPTFEWTAVSGTTHYDLWVQNSKTGEVVLRNQFIQSTSLTSQIDLPAGDYLVWVRPLRNNIYGNWSPVQRFGIDQPPVVSSPSAGSVASGTPQFVWSSVSGTERYELWVNKTVNGVTTRVIYETELTNTSFTPATNLGAGAYRVWVRAVSDMGLATRWSSVVAFSIVSATDTDVLPTEEPNVQLTAVSEGVESFVMTTAQYPLQDVKLNPQLDKPAVPEFSSIAPTDNPASDTEEVLLCDSVMADWNAATWWEEGSEEESSNGHTNLAAAAILALATPKRRNRREDGEN, from the coding sequence GATGTCCGCTCGGAACTGCTGGAAGATCGCCAACTTCTGGCTGCGGATCTGACCCAGGCGCTGTTCAACCCCACGATTTTGGGTACATACGATGGCCAGACAACGGCGAATGATTTCGTCGCCGTGTTCACAACACCTCAGGATGCGGACGCTCTGCTGTCCGCAACAGGTGCCAGCAGTATTGAAATCTACCATGCTGTCCCGAACAGTTTCACTCTTACGTTCGATGCCGGCATTTCGATTCAGGATGCTGCCGATCGCCTGACAGACATCTATGGCTTCGAAGCGCTGGAACCGGAGCTTGAGCAGCCGGTCGAATTGCGATTCATTCCCAATGACACGTTTTTCAACGATCAATGGTACCTGAGCAACAATGGTCAGCTTGGTGCAACCGTCGGCAATGACCTGAACGTTACCAATGTTTGGGACAACTACACCGGAGCAGGCGTCGTGGTTGCGGTCGTTGACGACAGCCTGCAGCTCGTTCACCCCGATCTGATCGGAAATGTTATCAATGGGGCGAGCTTTGACTTCGTCGGAAATGATAACGATCCCACCCCGGCATCGAATTACGGCATCTCTCACGGAACAGCAATTGGCGGCTACATCGCTGCACAGGGAAATAACAACGAAGGTATCTCTGGCGTTGCCCCCGAAGCCGGCCTGGTCGGTATTCGACTTCTTCAGCCTCCGACGACAGGAACCAACCGTGGATCCACGGTGAGCCCAACGGCAGAAGGCAACGCCCTGAATTACGCTCAGGCCAGCATCGACGTTTCAAACAACAGCTGGGGCCCGGTCAGTGATGGGGCTCTCCATGGATTATCTCTGGGAGCTTCAGCTGCCCTGCGAGCGGGTGCGGAACAGGGCCGAGGCGGTAAGGGAACGATCTATGTTTGGGCTGCCGGCAACGGCAGTAGTCAAATTGACAATGTGAACTACGACGGGTACGCAAGTTCAAGGTACACAATCGCAGTGGGCGCTGTGAATAGTTCCGGCCGTTCACTCGGTTTTGAACAGGGGGCGTCTATTCTCGTCTCTGCCTATGCCAGTGGTGGCGGCAGCCCTATGGTGACCACTGACCCGATTGACACCGACATTCAGTTCAACAATCTGGGGCAGGTCATCTTTCGGTCTGACGAAGGTTACAACATCTTCGGCAACACCGATGGTGAGTCCATCAACGACAACTACACGTATCAGTATGCTCAGGGAACTTCTATCTCCGCGGCGATGGTATCCGGCGTTGTCGCATTAATGCTGGAAGCAAATCCCAACCTGACCTACAGAGAAGTCCAGGACATTCTCGTCCGCACAGCGAGACTGGTTGATCCAACGGATCCGGGCTGGAGCCTGAATGGTGCCGGACTTTGGGTAAACCACAAATACGGCTACGGGGTCGTGGATGCTGAAGCCGCGGTCAATATGGCTTTAAGCTACGTGCCGCTTGATCAGGAAACCTCTGTTACCTCCGGGCTGATTTCTCTGAACCAGACCATCCCGGACGATGGATCGGTGGTCAGCTTCCCAATCAATATGACAGGGCAGCTCAGCATCGAAAATGTTGAACTCTATTTCAATGCTCCATTCCACTTTCGCGGCGAAGACCTCACTGTCACACTGGTTTCACCAAGTGGCACCAGATCAGAACTCGCCAGCGCTCGCGTTCTGACCGGAGCAGCCAGCTTTGAGCAATACTCTGGCTGGGTCTTTACATCGACACACCACTGGGGCGAAAACGCCCTTGGAACCTGGACGCTCGAAGTCAGCGACAACACCCGGGGGATCACAGGTACGCTCAGCAATGTCCAGCTGACAGCCTTTGGCACGGAGCTACCGCTTGCATTGACGGTGACCCCGAAGGCAATTCTTGAGAATGCCGGACCAGGCGCAGCCACCGGAACCGTTTTCCGAAGTCAGTTTGCAAGCGTGGCTAACCCTGTCGACGTTTTCCTGACATCAAGTGACACGACCGAAGCAACTGTCCCGGCGGTTGTGACCATTCCCGCCGGTCGACGATCGGTCACATTCCCAATCGACATTATTGACGACACGCTTCTCGACGGCCCACAGGTCGTTCAGATCAGTGGCACTCTCGGCACCTACACCACGGGAGCCTCCCTGTCGGTGCTTGACCACGAGACCATAAATATCTCTGTCGCGGACAATGTGATTCGTGAAAGCGACGGTCCGAATGCCACAACCCTGACAATCACTCGCAGTAACAACGACCTGTTTCCGCCCAATGATCTGGTGATTGCAAATAACACCATTGAAGAATACGACGACACAGGTCTGCTCGTAAACACAATCGCCGTCCCCTGGCCAAGTGGTGTTCGCCCCGTTGGTCAGGATACCCATGACATGGTCGTCCTGGAGAACGGCAAGATTGCCGTCTACAACGGAACGACACAGGTCTTTGTCTCCGTCTACAACTTCGGGAACGACACCTGGACCCACTTCAGCGTGCCAGGGCTGTCGACCAACCCATCCGATAAATCATCCGGAGGCATCACCGCATTTGGCGACTATGTGTTCCTGACGGATATGCAGACAGCACCAGGCGACAGCTTTGGAATTGTTCGCGTCGATACGAACACTGGCGCAGTGGATCGATTTGGCACAAAGTCGTTCGGCAACCGACTGTTCGGCAACACGCTGTTCGGCGATAGTCTTTACGAGATCAATCCCGTTGATGGCTCGATCATCAAGACCATCCCAATGCCGTTCGACATCGGGGGGAACGCCGGAAGTGCGTTCGATGGAACTTATGTATACGTCCTGCATTCGTCCGTTGATACCATTTACAAGGTCGATCCCGATCTCGGTCAGGTTGTTGACACCTATTCAGTGAATGCTGTGACGTCAAGCTTTGAAGGGCTGGCTTACCTGAATGGCAAGCTCTACATCCTGGACCCGTTCCTTAATGACGAAATTCTGGAGTTCGACCTTGAACAGCGTTCAGTGACCAAACGCATGTTCGTCGGGGCGATCAACGGCTTCGATCTTTCTGGTGGACTGGCTGCCAGCCCAGAAACCGGTCACCTTTATGTGACATCCCTGTTCTCGGATGACATTCTGGAGATCAGTCCGCTCAATGGGCAGTTGATTGATCGTTTCTCATCCCAGCGCCAGTCTCAGGAAGGTCTGGCGGTTGTCGGCAGCGAAATCTACCAGAGCGTGTTCGCAAGCAATGTGATTAACGTCTTTGACCTCAACGGTGCACTTGTCCGTCAAATCAATGCGGCTTCCGGATTTATGTCGCTGGCAAGCGACGGTATCCCCGGACTGGTACCAACAGACTATCGCTACCGCGACACAACGATCGGTCTCGACGGGTTGTTGTATGCACTTGAAGACGGTGGTCTGGTTGTTGGAAAATTCGATCCAACGACGTTAGCCGTTATTGAATTCGTGACTTTGGATCGAGCAGTCCGAGCCATCACTGTAGATGCCAACGGAATCATCCTGGGAGCAGCGGACGATGGCAGCGTAGTCGAATTTGCTTCCGACGGGACGGAACTACAGGCAGTTCCATCCGGCCTTGGTGTGCTGGATGACATTGACCTGAGCGTCACCGGATCGATTCTGGTCTCCAGTTCCGTGGGAGAGTTCGCAAGAACAGACCGAACTCTGGCCGTATTCAACAGTTACATCGCCACTGATCCGGGCGATACATTCATCAGCTTCGGTGAGGCAGCAACGCGGTCTGCTTCAACAGTGACGGTCACTCTCAGCAATTCTGATCCGACGGAAGTCGGAGTGCCGCTCACCGTTACACTGCCAATTGGTGTGGGATCGATTCAGATTCCGCTGGATGCAGTGGACGATCGACTGCGGGATGGCACGCAAATCGCTTTGGTAGACGTGTCTGCGAATGGCTACTTTTCCGGACAGGGCGCAACCATCGCCGTCCTGGACACAGAGGGTCTGGAGATTGAAATTGCCGCAGATTCCGTTGTCGAAAATGACGGCACCGCTGCAACGACTGCCATCGTTCGCCGTACAGATATAGACGGCCCTTACGACTATCACGCCACACAGAAATTCGTCGGCGAAGCCCCGAGGACGATCCTGGACAACGACAAGATTCTGGCGGCTGTGTCAGTGCCTTCTCAGGTTTCTGCAATCACAGATGTTGATGTCACACTTTCACTTCAGCATGGCTGGCTCTCTGATCTTGATGTTTTCCTCGTTCATGTTGGTCAAACAGGCACCAAACGCGTGGAGCTATTCACGGATGTGCTCTCGAATGGCTCCTTCATGACATCAACGACTCTGGACGATGAAGCTGATTTCGGCATCCTGACTGGCAGTGCGCCATTCACCGGTCGATTCCGACCAGAACAATCGCTGAGTATGTTCGATGGTGATAACCCAAGCGGCACCTGGTACCTCGAAATAACAGACGACAACCCGAGCGATGTTGGAACCCTGTTTTCGTGGACACTGGATCTGGATACCGTTGGACTGGCAGCACTGACAGTCGATCTGGTCAGCAGCGATCCATCGGAGGCGACCACGGTCACTTCTGTTGTAATTCCACCGAATCAATCACAGATTGAAATCGACATCGATGCTGTTGACGATTCGCTTCTCGACGGAACACAAGTCGTTCAAATCAGCGGTTCCACAATCGACCTGACCGGCTTCCTGGCTGGCACAGATACACTGGATGTCCTGGATTATGAGACATTGTCAATGGTCGCGGCAGACTCGACAATTCCGGAAAACGGAGGCGCGGGAGCAACGACGCTGACCATCTCTCGGAATAACACGGACCTGCTGTCGCCATTAAACGTTTCGTTGACCAGCAGCAATCCCTCGTCTGTCTCCGTACCGGCGATCGTGACCATCCCTGCCGGACAGTCTTCTGTTGTCGTCCCGGTCGATGTTATTGATGACAACATCGTTGAAGGTCCCGAGTCGATCACCATCACGGCAGCTGCTGCCGGCTATGTGAACCAGGTGACAACGGATCTGGTGGTTGAAGATATTGAGCCAAGCCTTCGGATTACCTCACCAACCACGACCGTTCTGGAAAACTCGGGTTCAATTACATTGACATTGTCCCGAGTGGATCAATCCGACATTAGCCAGGCAATGGTCGTGAACCTGCTCAGCAGCGACACAACAGAGCTGCAGGTACCTCCAACCGTGACGATTCCCGCCGGCGCTGCATCGGTGCCGTTCGTCGTTACGATTCTGGACGACAATGTTGACGACGGCACAATCGCAGTCACCATTGAGGCATCAGAATTTTCAATCTCTCCCGGCAGTCTGGTCCTGAACGTTGCAGATCATGAAACTGTGACTGTCACCGTTAATCCGTCGCAGTTCCTGGAGAATGCCGGAGCGAATGCAGCCACTGGTACGGTCACACGAAGCGACATCGATTCGGTCAACGATCTGATCGTTTCACTGGCAAGCAGTGACGAAACAGAACTGACAGTGCCTGCGACGGTCACGATCCCTGCTGGCAGTTCGTCGGTTGATTTCCCGATCACTGCAGTTAACGACCCCGATGCAGACGGGCCTCAACACGTGACCATTAGCGTCACGGCAACCAACTATGTGTCCGGCAGCACGAATGTGACGGTTCTTGATCACGAGCCTCCCGTTATCGTCGGACCAGCTCCGCTGACAGAAGGACCGCGTTCCACCATTACATGGACGGCAATTGCAGGAGCAACCCGGTATGACGTGTGGGTCGACAACGTCACAACGAAGGTACGAGAGTACCTGCGAAACACCACACTCACTACCAATGAATGGACTCCGACGGAGCACCTCGGCATCGCAACGTACCGTGTTTGGGTGCGAGCATACGACTCACTGGAAAGGCCGGGGTTCTGGAGCGATCCTTACCTGTTCCGCGTAGTATCAGCACCAACCATCACAACACCCGTGCAGGTTGGCAACAAAGCAACAACGGCCTTCCCGACCATTTCATGGACGGCGATTCCGGATACCGCTCGATACGATCTCTGGGTCAACAACATCTCAACGGGGCAAAGCCAGGTCATTCGTGAGGTGGATCTCACAACGACCAGCTATACGGTTCTCGAAAGCCTGCCTTCCGGAGAATACAAAGCCTGGGTGCGAGGCATCAATAGTCGCAATGAACCCGGACGCTGGAGCGCAGCGAAATCATTCACGGTGCTCTCCACACCCGTTGTAACAACTCCAACAGGCGGTACCTTCGACCACACACCAACGTTTGAATGGACTGCTGTCTCCGGAACCACTCACTACGACCTTTGGGTGCAAAACTCGAAGACCGGCGAAGTTGTTCTCCGGAATCAGTTTATCCAGTCGACATCACTGACTTCACAGATTGACTTGCCGGCTGGTGACTATCTGGTCTGGGTTCGTCCGCTCCGCAACAACATCTATGGCAACTGGTCGCCAGTACAGCGATTCGGAATCGACCAACCACCCGTTGTGTCTTCCCCGTCCGCAGGCAGCGTTGCTTCCGGTACGCCTCAGTTCGTCTGGAGCAGCGTCAGCGGAACGGAACGCTACGAACTTTGGGTCAATAAGACAGTCAACGGCGTGACAACTCGGGTGATCTACGAGACCGAGCTGACAAATACCTCCTTCACGCCAGCAACGAATCTGGGAGCCGGAGCGTACCGCGTCTGGGTTAGAGCGGTTAGCGACATGGGCCTCGCAACTCGGTGGAGTTCCGTGGTAGCTTTCAGCATCGTGTCAGCCACCGACACTGATGTTCTACCAACCGAAGAGCCGAACGTTCAGTTGACGGCTGTTTCTGAAGGTGTCGAATCATTCGTCATGACGACGGCTCAGTATCCACTGCAGGACGTCAAGTTGAATCCACAGCTCGACAAGCCTGCTGTACCTGAATTCAGCAGCATCGCTCCCACCGACAACCCGGCGAGCGATACAGAAGAGGTATTGTTGTGCGATTCCGTGATGGCCGACTGGAATGCTGCAACGTGGTGGGAGGAAGGTTCGGAAGAGGAATCCTCCAACGGTCACACCAATCTGGCCGCAGCAGCAATCCTGGCTCTGGCGACACCGAAGCGTCGAAACCGACGTGAAGATGGCGAGAACTGA